Genomic DNA from Coffea arabica cultivar ET-39 chromosome 7e, Coffea Arabica ET-39 HiFi, whole genome shotgun sequence:
TAATGCTCCAACTTCATTTTGGCACAGATGCCAttactttcatattttttttatctttggGTTTAGTTTGTGACTGTTTATTGGGTACTTATTAAGGTATTAATATTTAGTAATTATAAAACTAATTCGTCAAAGCATCTATTTCTAGggtgaaataaatataaatatttatttacatattaagttaaatataagggcaaaatatACTTTATCCCCCTGTGATATAGCTATTTTTCACATAACACCCCTATAGTTTTAAAAGCTATATATAACCTTCTCATAATTTAgattaaaatacccttatttaaaaactaaaatgactgaagtgaccaaaatatataaataagcATGACACTCTAATCCTgtatgattttatgttttacaacataacccccttatggtttagtGCTTTACCATATAATCCCCttatgattttaaaaaaatacatatatatatatatatatatatatatatatatatatatatatatatatatatatataatccctcccggtggttaataaataattttcaactttacatagaggtatttttgacattttagttgaTTCCATTATGGATTCAaattccgttactttgacactttaatccaaatcatgaggggATAATGTATAGCTTTTAAAACCATAAAAGGGTTATATAAAAAAACACTAAATCACAGGAGGacaaagtgtaatttgccctaaaTATAATGAGTACCagctaaaaaaaatttctttttgttttaccTACTTTGatataatttaattatttgagtatttttttttttttagctttgtTTCTCGTGTCTATTTTATCTCTTGCACTTTTTGGCTCATTTCTCATGCATTGTTCCATATAAGTCAAGCTTCACAAGCATTAAGTCATTGACTAGTACCTTATCCATTACCTCAACACCAAAGAAGTAAGGACAAGAGAAGTAGTTTGGCTTTAACATGCCAAACGTAAACTAAATCCAAGACAAATATTACAAGGAAAATCAATCACatttgtttaagaactttgattCCCTTCCAACGTGACTCCATGTAGTAAGAGTCACCAATCTGTGAATACACTCCACACTTGAAATGATGTGAATTTCCACCTCTACCAGCTGCTTCAAATGTGAAAACCCCATCAATGTAAACCTTCAATTTGCTAGCAGCCACATCATGGATTACATTAACTCGGAACCACCTATCATATACGTTGGGTACAAGTACATTTGCTCTATAGTAAGTGAGGGATCCGTTGTAGACTCTAAGCATTAAAGTTGAGGCATGAGGTGGGCTtgctccaaacacttgcataaTGCACACACCAGAAGTTCCATTTGGCACAAATCCATATCCTTCAAATTGCCAAACTCCTGAAGAGTAATTATAGCCCTAAGAAATAAGAATCAAGTATTGAGTAAGCCCAAAATTTGTTATCTCAATTAAGTGTGCTAGT
This window encodes:
- the LOC113700591 gene encoding citrate-binding protein-like, whose amino-acid sequence is MKQLTEMAISYHLIFRFFLPFLLYTSQLATACSIDPTDGFVELPFNTSFYHIQKPFDLPVDQRYSFVDGVHKLWVYSTDNPLSRNSPTMPRTEIMINGYNYSSGVWQFEGYGFVPNGTSGVCIMQVFGASPPHASTLMLRVYNGSLTYYRANVLVPNVYDRWFRVNVIHDVAASKLKVYIDGVFTFEAAGRGGNSHHFKCGVYSQIGDSYYMESRWKGIKVLKQM